A window of Symphalangus syndactylus isolate Jambi chromosome 24, NHGRI_mSymSyn1-v2.1_pri, whole genome shotgun sequence contains these coding sequences:
- the LOC129474422 gene encoding signal-regulatory protein beta-1-like, protein MRRVLDSPEQSSFMVLSRGHGMGLWGVTHDTSLGCGKHAESKHIRTPLLHHLGLSEALLNISLIPTMRTNQAAVAKPSAPVVSGPAARTMPEHTVSFTCESHGFSSRDITLKWFKNGNEISDFQTNVDPAGESVSYSIHSTARVVLTRGDVHSQVICEVAHVTLQGDPLRGTANLSEAIQVSPTLEVTQQPIRAENQANVTCQVRKFYPQRLQLTWVGNGNVSWTETASTLTENKVTVNKDGTYNWMSWLLVNTCAHRDDVVLTCQVEHDGQQAVSKSYALEISVHQKEQRSDITHGLALAPTAPLLVALLLGPKVLLVVGVSAVYICWKQNA, encoded by the exons ATGAGGAG AGTCCTTGATTCTCCAGAGCAGTCTTCATTCATGGTCCTGAGCAGAGGCCATGGGATGGGGCTCTGGGGAGTGACTCATGACACCTCCCTAGGATGTGGGAAACACGCCGAATCTAAACACATCAGGACACCTCTCCTCCATCATCTTGGACTGTCC GAAGCACTACTGAATATTTCTCTCATACCCACTATGAGGACCAATCAAGCTGCTGTAG CCAAACCCTCTGCCCCCGTGGTATCGGGCCCGGCAGCGAGGACCATGCCTGAGCACACAGTGAGCTTCACCTGCGAGTCCCACGGCTTCTCTTCCAGAGACATCACCCTGAAATGGTTCAAAAATGGGAACGagatctcagacttccagaccAACGTGGACCCAGCAGGAGAGAGCGTGTCCTACAGCATCCACAGCACAGCCAGGGTGGTGCTGACCCGTGGAGATGTTCACTCTCAAGTCATCTGCGAGGTGGCCCACGTCACCTTGCAGGGGGACCCTCTTCGTGGGACTGCCAACTTGTCTGAGGCCATCCAAG TTTCACCCACCTTGGAGGTTACTCAACAGCCCATAAGGGCAGAGAACCAGGCAAACGTCACCTGCCAGGTGAGGAAGTTCTATCCCCAGAGACTACAGCTGACCTGGGTGGGGAATGGAAATGTGTCCTGGACAGAAACAGCTTCGACCCTCACAGAGAACAAGGTCACTGTGAACAAGGATGGTACCTACAACTGGATGAGCTGGCTCCTGGTGAACACCTGTGCCCACAGGGACGATGTGGTGCTCACCTGTCAGGTGGAGCATGATGGGCAGCAAGCGGTCAGCAAAAGCTATGCCCTGGAGATCTCAGTGCACCAGAAGGAGCAGAGATCAGATATCACCCATG GCCTAGCACTGGCTCCTACTGCTCCACTTCTCGTAGCTCTCCTCCTGGGCCCCAAGGTACTACTTGTGGTTGGTGTCTCTGCTGTCTACATCTGCTGGAAACAGAACGCCTGA